Part of the Streptomyces sp. NBC_01460 genome, GCGTTCGGGGTGTCGTGCTCCGGTGCGTAGGTGGCGGGCTTCGACGCGTTGTAGAAGGAGTTCGTGGGCTGGTCGGCGTGGGTGGGGATCATGTACTTCTCCATGGTGGCCCACGCACCGTTGAACTTCGTCCAGTCTCCGGTGATCTTGCCGTACATCGCCTGGAGCCAGATCAGATAGCTGTACGCCTCCGACGTCGTCTCGTGCCCCTGGTCGGGGGCTTCGACGATGAGGGTCTCGACGGAGTGGTAGGGGATTCCCTCCGAGGAGAAGTAGCCGTTGGCCGGGTCGGTGATCTTCCCGTACAGGTCGAGGAAGCGGGCGTCGTAGTCCTTCGCCGCCGCGAGCTGGGTGACGGTCACCTCGGCCTTGCTGTGGCCCGGTGCCGTCACGGTGAAGGTCGCGGCACCCGTTCCCGACGCGGCGGCCGAGACGGTCACCTTCTGGGGGGTGGACCAGTTCGACGCGGTGAAGGTGAGGCTCGCACCACCGGTGACGCTCAGACCGGTGTTGCCGGCGCTCCGCGCGACCGAGACGGTGACGGACGAGGTGGGCGCGGTGGACAGGGAGACGTTGAACGTCCCCGACTTGCCCTGCTGGACGCCGAGTTGGGCCGGTGTGGCGACGACGGCCGGACCCGCGACGACGGTGATGCCCGCGGGCGTCGACTCAGCCGAGGCGCCGAGGCCGTCGTACGCCCTGGCGTACACGGAGTGGGCGCCGGCGGACAGTCCTGCGGCGCTGAAGGTGTACGGGGACGTGGTGTCGGTCCCGAGCAGCTTCGTGTCGTCGTAGAACTCGACCTTGGTGATCCCCGCCCCGTCCGCCGCCGCAGCGGTCGCGGCCAGGGGCACGGAGTCTCCGGCGGAGAAGACGGCGCCCGCCGCCGGGCTGGTCAGGACGGTGATCGGCGGCTGGTGCGCGCCCACGCAGGCCGTGCCGTTGACGGCGAAGGCGGTCGGCGCGGCGTTGGTGCCGCTGTAGGAGAACTGCGCGCCCGTCGTGACGGCGGCCCCGGCGGCGATGGCGCCGTTCCAGGCCGCGTTCTTGACGGTGACGGTCCTGGCCGACTGGGACCAGGTGCCGTTCCAGCCGTTGGTGAGCTTCTGGTTGCCGGCGTAGTCGTAGGTCAGGGTCCAGCCGTTGATCGCGGCGGTGCTCCTGTTGGTGACGGTGAGCTCGGTGCTGAAGCCCGAACCCCAGTCATTGACCTTGTAGTCGACGCTGCATTGGACCGCGGCGGCCTGGGCCGGCGTACCGGCGGCGGCGGTCATGCCCAGGGGAAGGGCCAGCGCCGCCACCCATGCTGTCCACAACCGACGGTTTCCGGCTCCGGTTCTGCCCGGTCTTCCCGGTAACCAACTTCTTCGTGCGCGTCCCGATGGCATGCGCGGTACCTCCTCGCGGCTCGGCGACATGGGGGGCGTGCGGGGTTGAGCACAAGCCTTGAACCAGTGGGAGCGCTCCCAGCATGGGGAGGAGGAAAAAGAGAGTCAAGAGACGTGAAGAGTCGAATTATTTCGATAGCAAGAGTTGAGAACTGGTGTGTTGACCGACACCAGTTGACGCTCTAACGTCATGCCACACCAGTGGGAGCGGTTCCATCAGTCGACGTGCCGTAGGGGGCACGCCCGATCTGCAAGGAGTCGCTCATGCGACACCCCGCGCACTTATCGCACCTGTTCGGACTGCTCCTCGGAGCGGTGCTCGGCATGGCACGCGGTACCGCCGCAGCCATGGTCACGGCTTCCGGATCCGCCCTCGTACGCACGGTGGAGAACAGCACCGCGCATCAGTGGGACGGCGGCACACGGAAGGCGGGCACCGCCGCCGGCGACAGTCCGATCCGGACAGGTGCGTACAGCGCGGGCCTTGCGGCCGATCTGCCGGCCTCCGCCGCGGATCGGCTCCGCGCCCGGTCCGTCCAGGCTCGACAGCACACTCCGCACCACGGATCCGGCCGGCTCCACCGGTCCGGCGGATCTCCCCGCCCCCGTAGGCACACCGCCCGAACGAGGAGTACACGCTTGGCCTGACCACCCATTACTCCGCAGTACGCGGGCGCGCAGGACCGCCCGTCCTCGCGTGCCACGTCCATCACTCACTCGCAATCCTGTGAGCGGGGACCGCTGCACCCCCCGTTCACTCCGGTCGCGCCGAAGTCCCCTTCGTCACGGGCGAGATCGGCGTACACCCCTGCCCCCACCGGCTCCGCCGACCGGGTCGTGCCGGGGTCGGACGACCGCGGACACAGCTCCACCGGACGGACCTGGAACACCTGGGACCTCTCCAGGGCCCCGTCCTTGATCAGCGACTACGACGGTATCCCCACCCCGTACGGAATCGGGCTGCGCGATCACCCGCGCGCCCTCTACAGCTGAGGAAACGGAATTCGCATGAGCCGCACGAGCCCCACCACCCTGCGCCGATCCCGAACGGCGCTCATCGCCGCGGGGGCACTCGTCGCCGCAGCCGCGGGATCCGCCGCCGCGGTGGCCCCCTTCGGAGCCTCCGCCGCAGCGGCGGCAGGCTGCACCGTCGACTACAAGATCCAGAACCAGTGGAACGGCGGACTGACCGCTGCGGTGAGCGTCACGAACAAGGGTGACGCCGTCTCCAGCTGGCAGCTGGAATGGTCGTTCGCCGGCAGTGAGAAGATCAGCCAGGGCTGGAACGCCACGGTCTCGCAGAGCGGTGCGGCTGTCACCGCGAAGAGCCTCTCCTACAACGGCGCTCTCGCCACCGGCGCCTCCGCTTCCTTCGGCTTCAACGCGTCGGGCAACGGCAACAGCACCGTCCCCGCGACCTTCAAGCTGAACGGCGTCACCTGCACCGGTGACGTGACAGGTCCGACCGATCCGACGGACCCGACCGATCCGCCCACCGATCCCCCCGCGGGCAGCAAGGTGAACAACCCCTACGCGGGCGCCAAGGTCTACGTGAACCCGGAGTGGTCGTCGAAGGCGGCCGCCGAACCGGGCGGCAGCAAGGTATCGAACCAGCCGACGGGTGTCTGGCTCGACCGCATCGCGGCGATCGAGGGCGCCAACGGCAGCATGGGCCTGCGCGACCACCTGGACGCGGCCCTGACCCAGAAGGGCTCCGGCGAGCTCGTCGTCCAGCTCGTCATCTACAACCTGCCGGGACGCGACTGCGCGGCGCTGGCTTCCAACGGCGAGCTCGGCCCCACCGAGATCGGCCGCTACAAGTCGGAGTACATCGACCCGATCGCGGCGATCCTCGCCGACTCGAAGTACGCGGGCCTGCGCATCGTCACCACCGTCGAGATCGACTCGCTGCCGAACCTGGTCACCAACGCCGGCGGCCGCCCCACGGCCACCCCGGCCTGTGACGTCATGAAGGCCAACGGCAACTACGTCAAGGGTGTCGGCTACGCACTCAACAAGCTCGGCGACGCCGGCAACGTCTACAACTACATCGACGCCGGTCACCACGGCTGGATCGGCTGGGACGACAACTTCGGCGCCTCCGCCGACATCTTCCACCAGGCCGCCACCGCCGAGGGCGCGACCGTCGACGACGTCCAGGGCTTCATCACCAACACGGCCAACTACAGCGCGCTGAAGGAGACGAACTTCAAGATCGAGGACTCCGTCAACGGGACCTCGGTGCGCCAGTCGAAGTGGGTCGACTGGAACCGCTACACGGACGAGCTCTCGTTCGCGCAGGCCTTCCGGACCAAGCTCGTCTCGGTCGGCTTCAAGTCGGACGTCGGCATGCTCATCGACACCTCGCGCAACGGTTGGGGCGGCGCGGCCCGGCCGGCCGGCCCCGGTGCCACGACCAGCGTCGACACCTATGTGGACGGCGGTCGTATCGACCGGCGCATCCACCTCGGCAACTGGTGCAACCAGGCCGGAGCCGGCCTCGGAGAACGGCCCAAGGCGGCTCCGGAAGCCGGCATCGACGCGTACGTCTGGATGAAGCCCCCGGGGGAGTCGGACGGGTCCAGCAAGGCGATCCCGAACGACGAGGGCAAGGGGTTCGACCGGATGTGCGACCCGACCTACACGGGTAACGCACGCAACAACAACAACATGTCGGGAGCCCTGGGCGACGCCCCGGTCTCCGGCAAGTGGTTCTCCGCCCAGTTCCAGGAGCTCATGAAGAACGCCTACCCGGCGCTCTAGGCTCCGCGCCGGCGGGCTCCGGGCGCTCCCCCGCCCGGGCCCTCCCGCCGGCTGCGCCACCTGTCGACCAGAGCGCGTCCGCGAGTCACCGGCGCGGACGCGCTCCGGCGCGCGGCGGGCTCCTTGGTCCGCCCGCCCAGCTTCGCCCTCATCCCGGTCCGCGTGGCGACAGCGGCCTTCGCCTTGGTGGCGGGCTTCGTGCCGGACTTCGTCCTGGCTCCGGACGTCGGCTCCGCTCCGGGCTTCGGGGCGGACTTCGCCCCCTTCGCCGGTGCCGGCTCGTCGGAAAGGGCGTGGTAGCGATGGCTGACGCGCCGCCCCAGCAGCAGGTAACCCAGCAGCGCACCACTGGTGTTGAGGATGACGTCGTCGATGTCGAAGGCGCGCCCCGCCACGAGCGCACCCTGCACCAGCTCGACGACCGCGATGACCAGCACGGTCAGCACGGTCATCCGGAGCATCCGGAGACGGCGCGGCACCAGGATCGGCAGCAGTACGCCGAACGGCGCGCCGAGCAGGAGGTTCCCGCCCGCCTGCTTGCACGCGGCGAGGAAGGTGTAGTCCTCCGCGTACTGGCGCAGGGACCGCCCCGGTTTCAGATTGGAGGTGACGATGTCCTCCGACGCGGGCGACGGCGTGAGCGTCACCTTCGCCAGCACCACGGAGAACGCCACAAGCGCGAGAAACGCCGCGGTCAACGCCGCGGCGCGCAGCAGTAGACGTCCCGTACCTCTGCGTCGTGCACTACGATTCGCCTCTGCATTCATGGCGGAACGGATGCCCCCAACCCTGGCGGTCACACCCCGGGATGGGTGCGACCATGTGCGCATGAGCGCACAGAAGAAGGACGAGCTGCTGACGGAGGCCGTGCGGCTGCGTGAAGAGGGCCATCCCGAACAGGCCAGGGAACGTCTCCTCTCCCTCACCGCCGCGTTCCCCG contains:
- a CDS encoding VanZ family protein, whose protein sequence is MNAEANRSARRRGTGRLLLRAAALTAAFLALVAFSVVLAKVTLTPSPASEDIVTSNLKPGRSLRQYAEDYTFLAACKQAGGNLLLGAPFGVLLPILVPRRLRMLRMTVLTVLVIAVVELVQGALVAGRAFDIDDVILNTSGALLGYLLLGRRVSHRYHALSDEPAPAKGAKSAPKPGAEPTSGARTKSGTKPATKAKAAVATRTGMRAKLGGRTKEPAARRSASAPVTRGRALVDRWRSRREGPGGGAPGARRRGA
- a CDS encoding glycoside hydrolase family 6 protein; translation: MSRTSPTTLRRSRTALIAAGALVAAAAGSAAAVAPFGASAAAAAGCTVDYKIQNQWNGGLTAAVSVTNKGDAVSSWQLEWSFAGSEKISQGWNATVSQSGAAVTAKSLSYNGALATGASASFGFNASGNGNSTVPATFKLNGVTCTGDVTGPTDPTDPTDPPTDPPAGSKVNNPYAGAKVYVNPEWSSKAAAEPGGSKVSNQPTGVWLDRIAAIEGANGSMGLRDHLDAALTQKGSGELVVQLVIYNLPGRDCAALASNGELGPTEIGRYKSEYIDPIAAILADSKYAGLRIVTTVEIDSLPNLVTNAGGRPTATPACDVMKANGNYVKGVGYALNKLGDAGNVYNYIDAGHHGWIGWDDNFGASADIFHQAATAEGATVDDVQGFITNTANYSALKETNFKIEDSVNGTSVRQSKWVDWNRYTDELSFAQAFRTKLVSVGFKSDVGMLIDTSRNGWGGAARPAGPGATTSVDTYVDGGRIDRRIHLGNWCNQAGAGLGERPKAAPEAGIDAYVWMKPPGESDGSSKAIPNDEGKGFDRMCDPTYTGNARNNNNMSGALGDAPVSGKWFSAQFQELMKNAYPAL